The following is a genomic window from Melitaea cinxia chromosome 7, ilMelCinx1.1, whole genome shotgun sequence.
ataagtaaatatatatctttaacataTACGCGTGGTCGTCTGTCTCGtttctacggtaagcaacttaatgtttgttttataggTAACGGCCgcctgtgtttttttttttttaaacctacaGGCtcggcgggaatcgaacccacaactccaGAGCAGAAaccagggtcactacaaactgcgctaacggacTAGTCTTTATttctgatattttatttttattaatctttatttaaattctttattgtacaataaatacaactACTAATAaaagtgtgtacaaaaggcgggcttaacgctaatgcattttctaccacccaaccttggtatgtgcaatatgttattattataattatgtaacttaCCGAGGAATGTATGTCCGCAGGTTCTGGCGATTTAGTTGTCGTGTCAGCGTAATTAGAATGTGAGGCCGAAGCGTATAGACGAGGACTAGGGGCTGCATCTAAGGCACCCAGTGGACTGTGAGTAGTTGTATCGGGAGGGGACCCTCCCGCGGTGTTAGGGGACTTGCCCCCCCTCTGGCCCAGAGTTTGAGTTGAAACAGAGTGTCTTACACCGCCCGACCCCCCCAGTTCTTGCATCAACCTCGCGTATCCTTCAGGACCATCGATCTTTATGTCCTCCTTCGCTGAATGATCGAACGTTCCAGAATTCTTATCATCCTTAAGCTCTAATACGTTGCTCTCTCCGATCGTCTGATTGAACCTCTTCTGATTAGTAATAGACTTTTGACTGAGCAAAACGTTTGGATCTATGCTCAATCTCGAGTTACCCCCCGGTAGATTTATTGACGACATCTGTGTGTTATGAGAGTTCGATACTAAGGTCGTTTGTTGTTGAACTATTGTCGTATTTTGAACGAAAGTGGAGTTTGTTCTATTACTCGTCGCGGATATGGGAACTTGTTTAGGGGATAATGGTACCATTAGCGTCTGACCTAGTTGGTTGGTCTGAATAAATTCTTGAGTCTGAACGTTACCAGATCTCATTTGTGGGCTCGTATTGAATGTGACGTTCGTGGGACTTAGGTTTGCAAGTAATGGACTTAATTGACCGTTGAAGTTTGGACTGTTGACCATTACTTGATTGTTAGGAGAAAGAAACTGAGCACCTGGACTGTGTTGAGATTGTATTATCTTACCCTGTTGGTTTTGAGCTCTGATAACTACGCCACTATTAGTTCCTGCCGTAAAAAGTCCAGGATTTTGTACAGGTGTCAAGACGTTTTGGCCGTTGACAGTCTGCAGTTGTAGCTGCATTGGCATTCCTGTAGAGTTATCCTGAATTATAGCCGTTCCATCCGCTGTCATGACCATTCCACCGAGATTCGGTAAAATAAATTGTTGGAAGGCTGGAAAGTTCGACATAACATTGCTtgcattatttattagattCACGGGCTGCAGTAAATTAATTTGTTGTGATGGTGACGTATTAGCTATAATTTGTTGTGATCCAAAGTTGTTTGTGTTTCCTTGTCCGTTCATTACAATATGTGCAGGCGTACCGGATTTACCGGGCACGATTGTGAGTGCCTGTAACATCGGTGTAGGTGATATGTTGTTTGTAGGCGACAGTTGGAAACCGCGAGGTGAAAATTGGGGACTAGAATTATGTTGCGGAGAAGAGTGATGTACCATTAGACTATTGGGATTCTGTTGGGGTGCAGTAATTTGCAACACGTTAGTAATATTGGGAGtctgatttttctttttcttactCCTTTTCTTAAGACTTTCCGGTGAAAGCATTGCTACGCCTTGTACGAAGCCCTGTCCATTTTTGACTTCAATTTGTCGTGATGTATCAGTGCTTTGCTGTCCAGATACTAAGCCACTAGTCACTAGTTGTGGTAGAACAGTATTTTGCTGGACAACTTGACCTTCCACTGTCATAATAGGTGGCTGAATGACGAAAGGCGTTGGTAAAGTATTTACGACTACGGTAGGTTGATTAACAATTGGTGGCACTCCACCGACGGCAGGGACCACCTGAGTCACTGACGTGGTTACATTTGTTACAGCATTTGATCCTACTGGAGATAATGACGTAGTATTCTTAGGAGGCGGTGGCGGCATTTGATTGCTTGATACAATTATTTGCCCAGTCGACGAAATAAGGATTTGTCCTGGTGTATTTGAACAGGACCTCCTTTGAACTATCGATGTCGTTTGCGAGTTGCTCGTTTCTGGTTTTGATGGTAAACTGCTGATGACATTCTGAACCATTTCAAGAGGAGACTTTGTTATCATATTTTGAGCTGTTGTACCGGCTATGTGTAACGGATAGCTTGTAGGTAAATTGACCGAATTTATAAATGGATCGGGTTGATTGTTTGGTATGGCGTAAGTCGTGGCTAAATTTACACTCGGCGGAGGAGGAGGTCTAACAAAATTTGCTTGTGAGGCATTAATAGACGTAGTTGCAGTATTAGCTTTTCCAGCGAGAACAGACGTCACTGTATCTCGTGTAACAGAAAATCCACTCGCCATTGTAGTCACAAAGGTTTGTATATAGCAGGCTTGTATAAGAGAATGCGCAGGACCCCCTCCTAAATGTGGCGGAGGACAATATCCAGGCATTGTATTTTCTATTCTCTTTTTAGATTCTAATCTATATAATTCGTGTTGATTCCTCAATCCCGGTTTAACACCCACCATTGATATGTTATCCACTTCCATCAGATTTTTGTTAACATTATGATTTGATATGAAATGCATTACTTGATTACCAGATATTGCCTGATTATTTGACGGGCCGGGCGAATTGTATGGATATGTGTGATTACTACTAGGTGTTGAAGGATTGCTGTTAAAGTTATCCCTACTCGAGCTCGGATTGGAATAAGCTGGGCTCGGGACGGGGAATGTACAATTATTTTGCAGTTGGGAGTTACTGCCACTGCTGTGTGGTGTATCCGTATTCCGAGAACTGGTAGATAAAGTAGGCGAAAGCTCTGGAGGTTGTAACGTGTCGTTTGGAGACACATTACTGGTACTTACAATGCCAGCTTGAATTGGCCCACAGTTATCATTCATCATGAGATTTCGTTCTATGTATGTCGAAGATGTTACAGGATTATCATCGAATCCGTGCTTGGGACTAGATGTAGCTACAGCGCTCTCTAAATCTATCCCATAAACATTGGCGTGATGTTGTTTCATAAACTTAGTTCTCGTTTCTGGTGTATCTGAACATGTTCCTTTGTATGACACATTGCAACCCTTGCAGCAAGGTGGAACATTATTGTCAGCTGTCTTTTCTGGAACTAAGCTACTATCTGGAGTATTATTAGGTGAAGGTGACGAATTGGGTACAATATTAGTTCTAAAAGAATTCATAGGCTCTCCAGATTTACTAGGTTTACAATTGTTGTCACTTTGCTTTGGTGCATTAAATATACTGGCAGAATTTTCAAATTGATTGACATCATATCGGCTGTTTATTCCAACCTGTCTCGATATAGTGTTATTCAGTAAAACTGTTTGCTGAGCTAAGTAACCGTTTGGATCATCCATGAATGACGGCACAGCATTCCTCGTATTATCGTCACAGGATTTTCCTTTCAAATCTTGCATTTGTCTTAAGCCATTATTATTTCCAAATATAGCTTTATCATTTGGAATAGATTTCTTTTTGGatgttttgttattattctttactctttttttgttaagttcaaTGCCAGGCCATTGTTGTCCCATCATATTATAGTGTTGTGGCAAAGGCGGTACACGAGAGCACATGCTTGGGTTTAATATTTGCTCGTTATTTGAAAACGAATTAGAAGATGAAGATTCTTCTATTGCACTTATATTTGTTTCATCGTAATCTACGTTTTCAGCCTTTTGCAACTTTGGACTAGGACATGGCATAGAATTTGGAGGATTAGAATCGTTTCTTTTCACTTGCCAGGGAGGTGTTTTCGCAGAATTAGTCTTAACAACAGTTCCGTTTTGTATTACTAATTGACCTTGAGGAACATATTGGCTTTGAATATGTGCTTGTTTGTTCTGGTTTATATTTTCTGATATCTGTGTTTTGTATCCCTTCATGACTTCAATCTGTTTTTGATttctttgaataaatatttgctGTTGCTCGTTTATCTTTTGCATAACCTCTGGTGTGAGTGGTTGGTTTAAGCCGCAGAAAATCTGCGATTCTTCTTCCTTAGAGGTCTGTTTATTAGCCTGTAGCTCATTTTCTTCTTCCTTATGTTCCGGCTCTATATTATGTGGTGTTAaattcaatgtattttttacgtTCGTAGAATGTTTATTGTATCCTGTATTGACACCTATGACTTGTCCGTTTGTGCCAAGAACTGGAAGACCCATATTGAGAGGATTATTTAAAGGGCCCGATATTTGTGGACTATGTTTTTGTCCTGGCTCAATGTTCTCGGGATTTTGAGTGATCCAACCACTACTAACTGTGAGGTAGTGCGAGCTTCTTTGTACAAGAGTTTCTTGTTTAACATCTTCTTGTACTACATTTGACATGTTTTGTTGTGAATATGGCATACAATGTTGCATATTAGAACGATTCATAGCACCCGGAGATGCAGTTCGCTTTTGATCAACGTCGGGCTGAAATAGAAAGGAaaaaattttagtataatataacttcataatattatatatatatatatatatatatatatatatctat
Proteins encoded in this region:
- the LOC123655396 gene encoding uncharacterized protein LOC123655396, giving the protein MSGKPASVAAPRAGVAGAPRVLVYVAEARQLEAAAGPDPPDTLYLHDNVSQHLTLPRNTLYRQQIEQNDQGSAPGTVYFKSFNDPEAKLNNFESSENVTGQRDEFFPASQSYLKDTCMRDEDSKVNDRPSSVAVKADCDNPDWTNLDTYNVRLPLQIGELSAYQARCPVSADNMSPMLPVGVHNQNQVNDNVVQSGDNDVINTSEREVRKSFVNYQLLEQSVSHQSIVNQSINILNQQIGVSRSIVSEGDGSGPQLVRTPEGVMLAVLPSSVLPSTETPELRNVHSEFPQTITVPLGWRRIINGSSVLYISPSGTALSNLTQLREYLQTAGTCKCGLPCPLRPETAFSFDPKVVSKPYQVAAGAELTKLCNHKRKLLASLQSRVQSPVTPPPQAIDQIKGAVPETKKKMKKRSGYMPTMSVSKMMVQRDRPLNEFKPDVDQKRTASPGAMNRSNMQHCMPYSQQNMSNVVQEDVKQETLVQRSSHYLTVSSGWITQNPENIEPGQKHSPQISGPLNNPLNMGLPVLGTNGQVIGVNTGYNKHSTNVKNTLNLTPHNIEPEHKEEENELQANKQTSKEEESQIFCGLNQPLTPEVMQKINEQQQIFIQRNQKQIEVMKGYKTQISENINQNKQAHIQSQYVPQGQLVIQNGTVVKTNSAKTPPWQVKRNDSNPPNSMPCPSPKLQKAENVDYDETNISAIEESSSSNSFSNNEQILNPSMCSRVPPLPQHYNMMGQQWPGIELNKKRVKNNNKTSKKKSIPNDKAIFGNNNGLRQMQDLKGKSCDDNTRNAVPSFMDDPNGYLAQQTVLLNNTISRQVGINSRYDVNQFENSASIFNAPKQSDNNCKPSKSGEPMNSFRTNIVPNSSPSPNNTPDSSLVPEKTADNNVPPCCKGCNVSYKGTCSDTPETRTKFMKQHHANVYGIDLESAVATSSPKHGFDDNPVTSSTYIERNLMMNDNCGPIQAGIVSTSNVSPNDTLQPPELSPTLSTSSRNTDTPHSSGSNSQLQNNCTFPVPSPAYSNPSSSRDNFNSNPSTPSSNHTYPYNSPGPSNNQAISGNQVMHFISNHNVNKNLMEVDNISMVGVKPGLRNQHELYRLESKKRIENTMPGYCPPPHLGGGPAHSLIQACYIQTFVTTMASGFSVTRDTVTSVLAGKANTATTSINASQANFVRPPPPPSVNLATTYAIPNNQPDPFINSVNLPTSYPLHIAGTTAQNMITKSPLEMVQNVISSLPSKPETSNSQTTSIVQRRSCSNTPGQILISSTGQIIVSSNQMPPPPPKNTTSLSPVGSNAVTNVTTSVTQVVPAVGGVPPIVNQPTVVVNTLPTPFVIQPPIMTVEGQVVQQNTVLPQLVTSGLVSGQQSTDTSRQIEVKNGQGFVQGVAMLSPESLKKRSKKKKNQTPNITNVLQITAPQQNPNSLMVHHSSPQHNSSPQFSPRGFQLSPTNNISPTPMLQALTIVPGKSGTPAHIVMNGQGNTNNFGSQQIIANTSPSQQINLLQPVNLINNASNVMSNFPAFQQFILPNLGGMVMTADGTAIIQDNSTGMPMQLQLQTVNGQNVLTPVQNPGLFTAGTNSGVVIRAQNQQGKIIQSQHSPGAQFLSPNNQVMVNSPNFNGQLSPLLANLSPTNVTFNTSPQMRSGNVQTQEFIQTNQLGQTLMVPLSPKQVPISATSNRTNSTFVQNTTIVQQQTTLVSNSHNTQMSSINLPGGNSRLSIDPNVLLSQKSITNQKRFNQTIGESNVLELKDDKNSGTFDHVRHSVSTQTLGQRGGKSPNTAGGSPPDTTTHSPLGALDAAPSPRLYASASHSNYADTTTKSPEPADIHSSAMVQCVSSSEQDMAESHDRIWPQDSDSQNMMANIQMMRLNRAHNPVESSEMQYNQNMNSSNNSQHVLPMTSTLYDRPQTYKRKNDFGDGSTYRNDKIMRTNYGMVHGLPKDYETMSINQDKQQGRRFSPSGSNSDNSNVQKVFDRHLGSGDDSKSEDESDDKSSDKSIRKFDIGELVWGPVKGYSSWPGKLESKVSETKWRVRWFGDRSPSEVEHSKLLTLSEGLEAHHAARTRHRNRSRKLNSHLENAIQEAMAELDKKTEQKVQSGISQDDINSDVITETPKRSKTHHKLKSKHKKNPAKVDGNRLRSSR